The Silene latifolia isolate original U9 population chromosome 4, ASM4854445v1, whole genome shotgun sequence region GATAATGTTTAAAAGTGAAAAATTGTACGCGTATCATGATCACGACAATGTTGTTAGGATCAAgattctattttggatcgatgGGAAAGGTGGATCGAATCGgcagaatcggatcgtagaatcgtaagattctacaaactcactaaatagagttatttatatggtaaaaaaatataattaaagaacaaaagacttatttattaatatttattcataaaatattgataattgattgtatcattgtatgaacatgtttctacaacTTACACAAAATTTATGTTTTACGATGTCACTATATAAATCTGATCATAGGATCATAAGATCGTAGTCGTAAAATTCTACAGCCATGATAAAATCGTAGGATCCAACCATCCAGAATCGGTCAATCATTTATAAATCACTTGTAAAATTCATTTTACTTTGACTAAAACAAACCTTCTTTTACTTAGTTCTTAAGCCACAATCAACATACAAATGgtcaattttattttatatttaaataagCAAAGATTACTAAATTTAATTTTACATTTCAATTAGGAAACTCCCTAGATATTGTTATAGAACTTCCAAGCAACTAACAAACAAATTTACCCtttccaactccaactccaactcAAACTCTTCTTTCACCTTATACTCCTATATCTACTCCGTTTACTTCGTATATACCCTTATATATATAACTTACCAAGTAACAGAGAAACCATTTGAAAACGATTTAGGGCACGCGTTAGAAAAATTCGTATACCTCTTTGTACCCTATCATGACAAAATCTCCAATGGAGTTTGTTGATACAAAACTATTTTCGGACCCGTCTATACTCTCATACAAAGATCCTACACAAAAATCGCTAATAAGAAACCATATTCTTCATTTAATCCATGATTTTCCGGCATTTAAACCGTCTAACGACACGTTTTTTCACGTCGATGGTGCCTTTACGGAACTCTTAAAGGTTAGTGGACTTATTCCCGTGTCGAAAATCTTAACTGACGTACCTCTTGTTATTTGGTTACATGAGAATTACCCTGTTATGGCTCCTATGGTTTATGTAGGGTTAAATCCCGACTGCCCAGTTCATGAGAATCACCCCTTTATCGATAAATCAGGTGTAATTGCGGAAACTCACCTAAATTGGGACCCACATAGTAGCCTATGTACATTAGTACACAACCTAGCTAGCCTTTTTGTACATGATCATCCTTCAATGCCCTCGTCGATTCTTAAAATGACCGTCTTAGATGATCTCGTCCCAAAGGTTTGTAAAGACTTTGCTACAATCAATACTCGAAATAGAAATGAAATCGAGAAATGGTATTCGGCCCAAGACGAACTAAGACGAAAGGCTAGCCAAGTCGATGGAGAAATTAGTCGTCTCTTGGTTGAACGAGAAGAACTCGAGAAAAGGGTGATAGAATTAAGGAATTATAAAGATAGACTCGAGAAATGGGTATCCACAGACACGGGCGCAGTAATGGACCGTGTTGAGACATTAACAGTCGATGATGCAGTCGAAGGAATTGATGTGAAGTCGAATGTGATACTTGAAAGCAGAGCAGAAGATGAAGCATTGGAGGATGTAATGTATGCTTTAGATAAAGCACTTGTTGAAGGTGTGATGTGTTTTTCGGAGTATATGAGACGGATTCGAGTTGCGGCTAGGGAACAATTTCGGTACAGAGACGTCTTGGTGAAGTTGAAAGCGTCTTTGTCCTAAACTCAATAGTCGACTCGACTTTTTGGTTGCAACTCTCCGGCTATTTGAATAGCTATCCACCTATTGTAGATGGGTAATTGTCGACTTTTCTGGAAATTCGTTTAGGGCGGAAATATTTTAGTTATCGGAGTCGATTTTCGTCTTAGTTCAGGAAAAGAAAATATATTTTTTAGATTGATACATGTGTATTTGTACAGCTGAAGCCTGAATACATAATTGAAATCAATCCAACCACGCTGGTGtttacggaaaaaaaaaaaaaagacggaatatccaaaaaaaaagaaaaaaaaaaaaccgaaacaaaataaAGACggaataccaaaaaaaaaaggaaaaaaaattggGAGGAGAGAATTAGTCATCAGTCATATAGTAAACCATAATTCGTACAAATGGCGATATATGTGGTATACTACTGTTAATAGAAACACCAAAGAAAATCGGCTGATTGCCGGTAATGATATCTGAACCGGTCTGAGACTATGGTATATGGGGTCGATGGTGCAACCGGAAAGCCATCGACGAAAAAGTTAGGTATTTGAAAAAAGAATCAACGTTTCTTTTGAATCAACAAATGTACAGAAATACAAGAATTGATAATATGCATCATGGTCTTTTTATTCTGTTCTTTGTCGATTTGAACTATTTCTATGGCTGTTGTACAATGGTAATAGCCACCGAGACCCGTATTTCGACCTCCCGCACAACCGCCAGTACAGTATGAATATTACTGCAACCACGCAAAGCGGAATCGCCCACCTGAATCATAACATAACATAACATAACATAACACGGAGAGTCAAAACAAGCAGAACTGAGTCAATCGTGATTTTTCGTGAAATAACAGTcgagcaaattttttttttgtcaggaaaaaaaaattaaaaaattgctTGACTGTTATTTCACGAATTTTCGTGAAATAACAGTCGAGCAATTGGAccgtggaaaacatgatgaactCGTGTCACATACTTCCATCTAATTCAGACGATTTCAGAAAACCAAACACAATAATAATCGAACTTTGAATATGAAGTTTCAAGAATAAAATTGAAGTAATGGGTCTAAATAATTACCTGTCTAAGTCGAGGATTGGACTATAAACCACGGTTTCCCAAGTTCTAACGATCACATGCCAAGCGGGATTGTAGTAAAGAGATTCTGCTGTCCAAAACATCCGTGTATATGTCTCCAAAAATATGAACATAATCCATGCACCGATCTCAATCAAAAAGaactttattataaatcgtcCCACAACCACCATCACCAGAGAAAATCCTACCAACCAGTTAAAAAGCCTATTGTTGTATTCCTTTATAAATACAGAGCGCGCCCTTAATAGCATCTGCAGGAGAGAAATAGATTGTCCAAGCATTATAATCATATATATATCACGCATTCTTGTACGAGATCGCCTCACCTCGCTGTGAAACCACACTAATTAATGCCACAACCCTTTTTGTTAATGCCACACCAATACAAGGCAAATCTAAGAGAATGTTACTATTCACCGTCTCACAAAAACGAGTGGCGTTAGTAATTTTGTAGTGGCATTATGCCTTCCCTTATTATATTACCCATAGAATTAGGTCAAGAATATTTTTTTGTCGATCACGCTAATTACTTTCGCGCACAATTTACCATGCCAGCATTTCACTCGCATTTATTGCAAAACCACCATGGCCTGTCCATGATTTACAAAACAACTGGGAAATAATACAGAAATTGCAGGAGTAATTGAATTCTAAGGTAAAGAAAGTATGAAACCTGACCTTTAACATTCGATGCTCATAGTTTGCTTTTGCAGGACCCACACACTGTTGCTGAAAACTTTCGTTGCACCGAAGGAAGCCAGCATCGAACTTAGCCATAGAAGGAAGTCTGAGCACCTGAAGTTGGTCCATATTGTCCTCACAAGTGGTATATAGCGTCTCACACAGTTTTGACGATTGATATTCATTTGAAATTATAAAATTATTCAGCACCTACATTACAAGCAACAATCTCTCTTCATCAAACTAATAATTGCAATACACGAGAAGTTTTTTTATACACTACAACCACGGTCCAAATAACCCACccgttataaaaataaaaaaaaaataaaaataaaaaaaaaaataaagaaaaaactaCCTCACTTGCGCAAACATAACAAATGAACGAGGCCGAGGGTGTAATTGTTTGACAAATGTGTTGAAGGTTTGCTATCGTAGTAGGGAAATTATTCTGGTTCAAACTGGCATGATCTATGCTTTAGACTACAAAGAAAATGATACAAGAACTAAACTTACCTTCTGAATTTCTTCATCCAATTGATCGACAGATTTCTTAGCATGCTGACGACCAAAATGTTGTTCTTCAAAAGCTCTCATTGCAGCATCTCTTGATTCTTCATGAGCCCCACGTAAAGACGCCTCAGAGAGTGGCAAATTCAACACAGAAATTCTCTCACTATATAATTTTAAACACCTCTCTACAATTTTCTTATTGAAAACCTCCACAAGAGATCCAGTCGATGGTATTTCTCCTTTGTTCAAAGCTTCAATTATCTGAAAATTCCCAAAAGTACACTGGTTACTCCCTCCGCTTCAGATGTACCATCCTTATTCAACACGGTATAAGAATTTATAAGTCGTATACAATCCGCTACATTTTTGTTCCTTTTTGGGCAAGgaaaaatatttttatttgtCCTAAAGGTGTTAAAAAAGCTGGAGTTATAAATTCTTATACCGTGTTGCCACCTTTAGGACAAATAAAAGTATTTAGACCACAAAATAGGAAAATTTAGACCACAAAAATAGGAAAATTCACCCAAAATAGCCGTGTCCGACACTCCGACACGTTTCAGACACGACACCGTGTCGGAGAGTCTAACACAGGATCTATGAATCATTTAGCATAGTATGAGGTCCGATGTGACTGCCGAGCAATCATTAGACTCTACAGATCAAATGAGTATAGCATTAAATCAACATGGTTCTAGAAGCTACCTTCTCCAGAAAAGAAACAAACTCTTTCCCATTCAGCATTTTACCCTGCACAATCTTTGGCCGAACTATAGAAGCAACAACTTCCTTCAACTGATCCCTCTTTCTCACGTATCCTGTGTCAAGTTCGGTGTCATTCAACTCACATAGTTTTGTTCGCTGTAGATGCGGCTGTTTAAAAAACACACACTGCGGATATTAATTGTGATCCATGAAAACCTAACACCACAGATATTAGTTGTGTTCCAACAAATTACAAAATTTCATGTCTATAGGATTCTGAAGCCTTTTTCCCCTATAAAAGTTGCTCCGTACAAATCAATGAAGCATCTGAAAACAGCTTGAATGTGGATCTGGATTACTAAAGAATAAAATTATTCTATCAGCTATCTCGCTGTTCGAGTAAAGGGATGTCAGCAAACGCACTTGTTTGTTTCAAAAGGCTAGCCAAACAAAGAGAGCTACATCGAAGTTATGGGATTACAATTGGTATTGCAAAGCACCACCTCTCCACCTCACCCCTACCAACATACACAAGCAATAACATTACCCCGGTGTCTTAAGGACTCGAACAAATGTCCGGGGGGAACAGTCTTACCAAGAATATAATCCAGATGAGCCATAATGAAAATCGCATCGGACATGGCATCAAACCACTACTTCACGATAACAAGAAGCGCATCTagtttagtgagccatttttctTATTATGTCattatccaaaaaaaaaaaaagtgcgaGTCTTTGGCTCAATTCATCTATGTACGTGAATGTTTCAACACCCTGACCCACCCAACTACCACCAATTATTTACAAAAAGACGGACTTGATATGGAGGTTATAAATGTACAGGGGAACGCAAGGACAACCTGAGGCAAACTGAAAGCTGTGCTATTGTCACCCATCATAGCCAATGATTCCCGGATCTGGTTGACCTGACAAAAAGTGATATAAACACCTATGAACTTACCTATACCAAAGTCAAAACGGTGTATTGATACACATATGTATTCATCTCCACCATCCAAGAGAAAATTGGTACCTGCTCGAGATCTCTGTCATCTGAGATACAGGTCCACCAGAAATATATGTAGTCAGAGTTTTGGCTATGCAGTTAAATAATCAGATTGATAATCACTAACTGGAAGGGAACGAACCACTTTCATTGGGGACACGTCTAAGAGCTTCATTTACCATTTCTTGCACGGATTTCCCTTCTGTAAAGCACCAATTTCTGTCAGTTTCACAGCTTTAGATTTCCAAAATTAAGGAGCCTTAAGAATGTTAACATAAACATTAAAATAAACATATAAATCATTAGCAAGCACAACTATAAGTAGACCTCAGCTACCAGAATGTTAATCTTGATTTACACTGTATGCAACATTTCAGATAGCTAATAAAGTACTACTATAAGTATTTCATACTGAAAATGTTTAAAGTACTTACGTAGAAAATCTCGCTGTATGAGCCATAGAAGCTTGGCTGGGTTAAAAGCAACATCTTGTCCCTGAGAATACAAAAATACTGCTAATTTTCAGTGTCTACGAAAACCTCTAGTCATATACTGTAATTATCATGAGCTTTAAAAATGTAACACAGAGGATTCAACGGTCATACCTTAACTCTATTTGTGAGTCATATCAGTGTGCAAGACAAGAAAAAGAGTCAGAATTACATTCAAAACCAGAATATACAAACAGATATAGAATAAAAAAGAATATCGACATAAGAAATTTTCCACCACAAGCATTCCTGCTTAATAGCAAGCAACGCAGCAAGTGAGAGTCATGATTATCACCTTCCATAAAACTCTTCTGCTAGCTCAACAGCAAATGAGAGTCGTGATATATCAGCCTCGCGCACCTGAAATTAACAATATCAACAGCATTACTCGTCATAATGCAACAACCATATTGAGCAAGAATAATATGAGTACCAACTTTAATCTTTAGTTATCGAAGATAAGTTTTATTTCCATGGAATCAAACACTCACTATTCTTTGGTACAACATTACAATGCAAAATAACGCGCTAAATTTGGTACTGGAGGAGTGGAGGGTATTGTTACTTAGGCTTGTTTAGAAGCATCCGACAAGGGTGCATGTCCAAAGTGTTCGGCTTGACTatttttataagaaaataggtaTATTTCGCTTAGGGTGCGTTTGGATAGCAAAAATGGAGGGAATGGGTGGGGAGAGgaaaggagggaagagaaagggagggaagggaaggtgagggggaatggggtgtggttgtttggatacCATTGACCTCCAAATCTTTTCTATTTGTGGAGAGATTTTTatttgccttggaggagggaaaatggatccctccaaatccctcccccTCCATTTCTCCCCACCCCTATtccctatccaaacaagggattttaaataccctactccctccatttactttccctccaaatccctcaatccaaacacacccttaaattGATGAGTTCAAGTGTCAGACCCATGTCCGAGTGTCGGGTGTACACAAGTACGAGAGGTAATTAGAAGAGTAAGAGTAACATATCATGAACGATAAACATGAACAAAGGAACAAAGGCAATATATGCAGAAATGCAGGATTAAAGAGCAAAGAGATAGGAGTGCTACAGGCAGAGAAACAAACCGTCTCGGGCAAGTTATAGATAAGTACAGAGCTCATGACGGTTGCCAATGCAAAAATCCTGCAAAAGGTACATCGAGCTTGTGAAGAAATTTCTTAACCCAAACTATATTCAGAATCATCAAATGTCAAGGATTACCTGTCATCATAGACATTTGACTTGCCGATGCTTTCAAACCCTTCTGTATCAAGATAGAGCACGGCTGTCTTAACACCATCAACCTTCACCTCTATTGGTGTTCCCCAGACCCATATTCCTGGTTATGTAAATGACAATTAGGTATATTTAACGAGATTCAAACAAGTCAGACATTTGGCAGAATAGAACAGAAAAAAGTCAATAATATCATTGCTTACCTTTTGTTTTAGTGTCGCGCATGTGCCCAACACCAAAACCTGTGAAAAAGTTGCCTTAGAAGTGGATTTGAATAATTGGGTGCATGCATGATGTTTATTTTTACGTTACTACGGGACTTCCATTGTGCAGTAGTAGAGA contains the following coding sequences:
- the LOC141652524 gene encoding uncharacterized protein LOC141652524 translates to MKMMKITSWVLLIWVFLSVLAHGFSSIDDFHQAFPIVEPDPDHTRLQLSREGLEAIERITLPIAAVAVIGPYRSGKSFLLNQLLSLSCDEGFGVGHMRDTKTKGIWVWGTPIEVKVDGVKTAVLYLDTEGFESIGKSNVYDDRIFALATVMSSVLIYNLPETVREADISRLSFAVELAEEFYGRVKGQDVAFNPAKLLWLIQRDFLQGKSVQEMVNEALRRVPNESDDRDLEQVNQIRESLAMMGDNSTAFSLPQPHLQRTKLCELNDTELDTGYVRKRDQLKEVVASIVRPKIVQGKMLNGKEFVSFLEKIIEALNKGEIPSTGSLVEVFNKKIVERCLKLYSERISVLNLPLSEASLRGAHEESRDAAMRAFEEQHFGRQHAKKSVDQLDEEIQKVLNNFIISNEYQSSKLCETLYTTCEDNMDQLQVLRLPSMAKFDAGFLRCNESFQQQCVGPAKANYEHRMLKMLLRARSVFIKEYNNRLFNWLVGFSLVMVVVGRFIIKFFLIEIGAWIMFIFLETYTRMFWTAESLYYNPAWHVIVRTWETVVYSPILDLDRWAIPLCVVAVIFILYWRLCGRSKYGSRWLLPLYNSHRNSSNRQRTE
- the LOC141653903 gene encoding protein ELC-like, which produces MEFVDTKLFSDPSILSYKDPTQKSLIRNHILHLIHDFPAFKPSNDTFFHVDGAFTELLKVSGLIPVSKILTDVPLVIWLHENYPVMAPMVYVGLNPDCPVHENHPFIDKSGVIAETHLNWDPHSSLCTLVHNLASLFVHDHPSMPSSILKMTVLDDLVPKVCKDFATINTRNRNEIEKWYSAQDELRRKASQVDGEISRLLVEREELEKRVIELRNYKDRLEKWVSTDTGAVMDRVETLTVDDAVEGIDVKSNVILESRAEDEALEDVMYALDKALVEGVMCFSEYMRRIRVAAREQFRYRDVLVKLKASLS